A genomic region of Sander vitreus isolate 19-12246 chromosome 11, sanVit1, whole genome shotgun sequence contains the following coding sequences:
- the c11h2orf76 gene encoding UPF0538 protein C2orf76 homolog — MAAAAVVTVRLVRSFEHRNFKPVVFHGVRLDQTVHDFIQLVRDDIATRPGLPPPFKKYAYDTMKIIHQAHGAKTNELVMSLEDDEKLILQDGQTLTAAGVANETEVAFFRQEDYSVYKANPQTAW; from the exons ATGGCCGCTGCAGCTGTGGTCACAGTGCGACTGGTCCGCTCCTTCGAGCACAGAAACTTTAAACCAGTAGTGTTTCACGGAGTCCGGTTAGACCAGACGGTGCACGACTTCATACAGCTGGTCAGAGACG ATATAGCAACACGGCCGGGGCTTCCTCCTCCTTTCAAGAAATACGCCTATG ACACAATGAAGATTATCCACCAAGCACATGGAGCAAAG ACTAATGAGTTGGTGATGAGTTTAGAGGACGATGAAAAGCTGATCTTGCAGGATGGCCAAACCCTTACAGCTGCTGGCGTTG CCAATGAAACAGAAGTGGCCTTCTTTAGACAGGAAGACTACAGCGTCTATAAAGCCAATCCCCAAACTGCTTGGTGA